The following are encoded in a window of Vidua chalybeata isolate OUT-0048 chromosome 23, bVidCha1 merged haplotype, whole genome shotgun sequence genomic DNA:
- the HEPACAM gene encoding hepatocyte cell adhesion molecule, which translates to MWGAPAAPRGHPAPPCLLPLTWLLALHAGLLAGVNITSPTPLVRGTAGKAALLSVRYASASADKPVVKWQLKRDKPVTVVQSIGTEIIGNLRPDYRDRIRVLENGSLLISPLQLADEGAYEVEVSITDDTFTGEKTINLTVDIPISKPQVLVASSTVLELSEFFTLNCSHENGTKPTYTWLKDGRPLSNDSRLLLSPDQKILTITRVLMADDDVYSCLVENPISHGRSVPVKLTVYRRSSLYIILSTGGIFLLVTLVTVCACWKPSKKEKRQAETQPTSDYSEQDEERLKHEAEGIPRSGEHERKNPVALYILKDKDSPEAEEDSLPEPRGTVEPGYTSSPVPAAGRSPGPVGRSTRRYHRSPARSPASTRTHRSPPGSPARSRGAPRLLRTAGVHVIREQEEANAVEISA; encoded by the exons ATGTGGGGAGCGCCGGCTGCCCCGCGGGGCCACCCCGCTCCCCCCTGCTTGCTGCCGCTGACCTGGCTTCTGGCGCTGCATGCAG GTCTGCTGGCAGGGGTGAACATCACCAGCCCCACGCCGCTGGTCCGTGGCACGGCGGGCAAGGCGGCGCTGCTCTCGGTGCGCTACGCCAGCGCCAGCGCCGACAAGCCAGTGGTCAAGTGGCAGCTGAAGCGGGACAAACCTGTCACCGTCGTCCAGTCCATCGGCACCGAGATCATTGGCAACCTACGGCCCGACTACCGCGACCGCATCCGCGTGCTGGAGAACGGCTCGCTGCTCATCAGCCCCTTGCAGCTGGCTGATGAAGGCGCTTACGAGGTGGAGGTGTCCATCACCGACGACACTTTCACCGGCGAGAAGACCATCAACCTCACCGTGGACA TTCCCATCTCAAAGCCCCAAGTGCTGGTGGCCTCCTCAACGGTGCTGGAGCTCAGTGAGTTCTTCACCCTCAACTGCTCACACGAGAATGGCACCAAGCCCACCTACACCTGGCTGAAGGACGGGCGGCCGCTGAGCAACGACTCCCgcctgctcctctcccctgACCAGAAGATCCTCACCATCACCCGTGTTCTCATGGCTGACGATGACGTCTACAGTTGCCTGGTGGAGAACCCCATCAGCCATGGCCGCAGTGTCCCCGTGAAGCTCACTGTTTACC GCCGGAGCTCTCTCTACATCATCCTCTCCACGGGCGGCATCTTCCTTCTTGTCACCCTGGTGACAGTTTGTGCCTGTTGGAAACCCTCCAAGAA GGAGAAGCGACAAGCAGAGACACAACCAACCTCTGACTACTCTGAGCAGGACGAGGAGCGCCTGAAGCACGAGG CCGAAGGCATCCCACGGAGCGGCGAGCACGAGCGCAAGAACCCAGTGGCTTTGTACATCCTTAAAGATAAG GACTCGCCGGAGGCGGAGGAGGATTCACTGCCGGAGCCCCGCGGCACAGTGGAACCAGGCTACACCAGCTCGCCAGTACCAGCAGCCGGTCGCTCGCCAGGGCCAGTGGGGCGTTCGACTCGCCGTTACCATCGCTCGCCAGCTCGCTCACCCGCCTCGACGCGGACCCACAGGTCACCACCGGGTTCGCCGGCACGCTCCCGCGGCGCTCCGCGGCTGCTGCGGACTGCCGGCGTCCACGTCATTcgggagcaggaggaggccAACGCCGTGGAGATCAGTGCCTGA
- the ROBO4 gene encoding LOW QUALITY PROTEIN: roundabout homolog 4 (The sequence of the model RefSeq protein was modified relative to this genomic sequence to represent the inferred CDS: inserted 3 bases in 2 codons; deleted 2 bases in 1 codon): MAEMFVFTVTFPPFGISRPPHPAIVPPHPXAGSSPGAGGEEPGFREETGRLARAGMAGGWETALGLGLCLAALHHGGCRLPSVATAPQTPAVLRDNFRLQPGDLVTTTGQALELDCVPPLGYPEPYITWKKDGVTLDLVGGRYAVTKGKLQVASAQRSDSGLYICVAANAAGKRESRGARVSVLEKPSIVRHPSDAVAVAGSTVELGCSARGDPAPQVQWHKEHGDLPWGRHEVDREHTLHLYAVTSADAGAYVCTAQSQLGTAAATTFLHVEDRLATGQQETAPRDLLAVRLHLDNGTALPTAAVQLRWQMLMPVPVPVGYVVLYRSLLPVTTSWVQHDAGTELSATIPALRRGYKYEFKVRPYTGGTQGSDSNSRHLWIPEEVPSAAPQRVTVSQAEAGNSTVVVSWEPPPPEAHNGVIRGYQVWSMGEGWQHPTNRTVDGATHRLENLLLHPGAEFCVQVAAFNSAGLGVPSNATCGVLGLTAGSSRVVQALRQPAVIAAAGSMLWLALLALLLLLCQRRASQDAAARHRLVAGDSPWLGGPWKPSCAPRNLSSSSSLSSRLLGSDGRDPHPSSLSLEPPSLGPPTPPIHSSLCGGHPPPLGDMGCCGGGHPGVHSSPSTPNPAPWERVRKRELHQVHSTPVLIAGPSHIPVTGSGGEWGTDFGQAARQPQQRGHESDTIAARMDSRDPRLPVFSSPKPHRGSTSPASGVTTSLVTPPRPPHAWHPPVTRSPASVCPRDTSLVTRHPKDMSPVTGIPRDMSPVTENPRGVSPATRNPRDMSLVTEHPKDMFLDSRHPKDVSSVTRTPRNMSPATRHHKDPSPATKNQRDTVLATRHPEDTSLVTRHPKDTSQGTSLPKEMSPPTRHCRDKFLASSRSPENMSPALRHPNDILPATGHPRDTSPLTRHISTHPEEMSSVPKHLRDKFLDTRYSKDISQATRNPREPSLVTMHTRDMSLCSRYPENMSPAIRHPKDTSPDSRHPRDTSPATRHPEEVSPVTGHQKDMFLDTRYTKDMSLATGRLSPAFSDGVLTQQQVAEVLEMDQDTNCCRPPAPTTPRSFSPLHTYGYICGPPASELGEEEEEEEEEEEEEEEEHTATRGSPGGSLLNGWGSVSEDNFASTRCSLVSSCDGSFLLDASFARALAVAVDGLCYSLEDTDGAYEGPSPPPSPLEQVFPPGAHTTSWDWWTALEVPQRTRTEAAVNSSSQNGGQGSGIGSPWAREGGELRTGGTGARQSPGRRTQQGQTXLGSAKIQLY, translated from the exons ATGGCTGAGATGTTTGTGTTCACCGTCACCTTCCCCCCC TTCGGCATTTCCCGGCCCCCGCATCCGGCTATTGTACCCCCCCATC GAGCCGGATCCAGCCCCGGTGCTGGCGGGGAGGAACCAGGATTTCGGGAGGAAACGGGAAGGCTGGCCAGGGCCGGCATGGCGGGCGGCTGGGAGACAGCATTGGGCCTGGGGCTCTGCCTCGCCGCCCTGCACCACGGAG GCTGCCGCCTTCCCAGCGTGGCCACGGCACCCCAAACTCCAGCTG TGCTGCGGGACAATTTCCGCCTGCAGCCGGGTGATTTGGTGACCACAACGGGACAAGCATTGGAGCTGGATTGTGTCCCCCCCTTGGGGTACCCCGAACCCTACATTACCTGGAAGAAGGACGGGGTGACCTTGGACTTGGTAGGTGGCAGGTACGCGGTCACCAAGGGGAAGTTGCAGGTGGCATCGGCACAACGGAGCGACTCCGGTCTCTACATCTGTGTGGCGGCCAATGCGGCAGGCAAGAGGGAGAGCCGGGGTGCCCGCGTCTCTGTGCTGG AGAAGCCAAGCATTGTGCGGCACCCGAGTGACGCCGTGGCGGTGGCTGGCAGCACCGTGGAGCTGGGTTGCAGCGCCCGAGGTGACCCAGCACCACAGGTGCAGTGGCACAAGGAGCATGGAGACCTGCCCTGGGGCAG GCACGAGGTGGACCGGGAGCACACTCTGCACCTCTATGCCGTGACGTCTGCCGATGCCGGCGCGTACGTGTGTacagcacagagccagctgggCACCGCCGCCGCCACCACCTTCCTGCACGTGGAGG ACCGGCTGGCAACGGGCCAGCAGGAGACTGCCCCACGGGACCTGCTGGCCGTGCGGCTGCACCTGGACAACGGCACTGCACTGCCCACTGCCGCTGTCCAGCTCCGCTGGCAG ATGCTGATGCCGGTGCCGGTGCCTGTGGGCTACGTGGTGCTGTACCGCAGCCTGCTCCCGGTCACCACCTCCTGGGTCCAGCACGATGCAGGCACGGAGCTCAGCGCCACCATCCCTGCGCTCCGCAGGGGCTACAAGTACGAGTTCAAGGTCCGACCCTACACTGGAGGAACCCAGGGTTCAGACAGCAACAGCAGGCACCTCTGGATACCCGAGGAAG tgccTAGTGCAGCGCCCCAGCGTGTCACCGTCAGCCAGGCTGAGGCAGGGAACAGCACCGTGGTCGTGAGCTGGGAGCCGCCTCCTCCTGAAGCACACAATGGCGTCATCCGGGGCTACCAG GTCTGGTCAATGGGTGAGGGCTGGCAGCATCCCACCAACAGGACAGTGGACGGAGCCACCCACCGCCTGGAAAACCTCCTCCTACACCCTGGGGCCGAATTCTGTGTTCAGGTGGCAGCTTTCAACAGCGCAGGGCTGGGGGTTCCCAGCAATGCCACGTGTGGAGTCCTGG GGCtgacagcagggagcagcagggtggtCCAGGCACTGCGGCAGCCTGCTGTCATCGCAGCCGCTGGTTCCATGCTCTGGTTGGCCTTACtcgccctcctcctcctcctctgccagcgCCGGGCCAGCCAGGACGCCGCAGCTCGCCACAG GCTGGTGGCTGGTGACTCGCCATGGCTTGGTGGTCCCTGGaaacccagctgtgccccccgaaacctcagcagcagcagcagcctcagcagccgGCTCCTGGGCAGTGATGGCAGGGACCCCCACCCCTCCT CCCTCTCCTTGGAGCCGCCGAGCCTTGGTCCCCCCACGCCCCCCAtccacagcagcctctgtggGGGACACCCACCACCCCTCGGGGACATGGGGTGCTGTGGTGGGGGGCACCCCGGGGTGCATTCCTCGcccagcaccccaaacccagcaccCTGGGAGCGTGTTCGCAAGAGAG AGCTGCACCAAGTGCACAGCACCCCGGTGCTCATAGCTGGCCCCAGCCACATCCCTGTCACTGGAAGTGGAGGCGAGTGGGGGACAGACTTTGGGCAGGCAGCCAGGCAGCCTCAGCAAAGGGGACACGAGAGTGACACCATCGCTGCCAGGATGGACAGCAGGGACCCACGGCTACCGGTCTTCAGCTCTCCAAAACCACATCGGGGCAGCACCTCACCGGCCTCTGGTGTAACCACATCACTGGTGACACCCCCGAGACCACCCCATGCCTGGCACCCACCAGTGACACG GTCCCCGGCCTCTGTGTGCCCCAGGGACACATCTCTGGTCACCAGGCATCCCAAGGACATGTCCCCAGTCACTGGGATCCCCAGGGACATGTCCCCAGTCACTGAGAACCCCAGGGGTGTGTCACCAGCCACCAGGAACCCTAGGGACATGTCCTTGGTCACTGAGCACCCCAAGGACATGTTCCTGGACAGCAGGCACCCCAAGGATGTGTCCTCAgtcaccaggacccccaggaaCATGTCGCCAGCCACTAGGCACCACAAGGATCCATCACCAGCAACCAAGAACCAGAGGGACACAGTCTTGGCCACCAGGCACCCTGAGGACACCTCCCTGGTCACCAG GCACCCAAAGGACACATCCCAAGGCACAAGTCTGCCCAAGGAGATGTCCCCACCCACTAGGCACTGCAGGGACAAGTTCCTGGCCTCCAG caggtcTCCTGAAAACATGTCACCAGCCTTGAGGCATCCCAATGACATATTGCCAGCCACTGGGCACCCCAGGGACACATCTCCACTCACCAGGCACATCTCCACTCACCCTGAGGAGATGTCATCAGTCCCCAAGCACCTCAGGGACAAGTTCTTGGACACCAGGTACTCTAAGGACATATCTCAGGCCACCAGGAACCCCAGGGAGCCATCACTGGTGACCATGCACACAAGGGACATGTCCCTGTGCAGCAGGTACCCTGAAAACATGTCACCAGCAATAAGGCATCCCAAGGACACATCTCCAGACAGCAGGCACCCCAGGGACACATCTCCAGCCACCAGGCATCCCGAAGAGGTGTCTCCCGTCACTGGTCACCAGAAGGACATGTTCTTGGACACCAG GTACACCAAGGACATGTCCCTGGCCACCGGGCGCCTCTCGCCAGCATTCAGTGATGGGGTCCTCACACAACAGCAGGTGGCTGAGGTCCTGGAGATGGACCAGGACACTAACTGCTGCAG ACCCCCAGCACCAACCACACCACGGTCCTTCTCACCACTGCACACCTACGGCTACATCTGTGGGCCACCAGCCTCTGAGCtaggtgaggaggaggaagaagaggaggaggaggaagaggaggaggaggaagagcataCAGCAACGAGGGGCTCACCAGGAGGGTCGCTGCTGAATGGCTGGGGGTCTGTCTCGGAGGACAACTTTGCCAGCACCCGCTGCAGCTTGGTGAGCTCCTGTGACGGCTCCTTCCTCCTGGACGCCAGCTTTGCCCGGGCACTGGCCGTGGCTGTCGATGGCCTCTGCTACAGCCTTGAGGACACCGATGGGGCCTACGAGG GTCCCTCACCACCACCATCGCCCTTGGAGCAGGTCTTCCCACCTGGAGCCCACACTACCAGCTGGGACTGGTGGACAGCGCTGGAGGTCCCACAGAGAACCAGGACAGAGGCAGCCGTGAACAGTAGCTCACAGAATG gTGGCCAAGGGTCAGGGATTGGCAGCCCCTGGGCCAGGGAAGGTGGTGAGCTGcggacaggagggacaggagcgAGGCAGTCCCCAGGGCGTAGGACACAGCAAGGCCAGAC CCTTGGCTCAGCTAAAATCCAGCTTTATTAG